Proteins encoded within one genomic window of Bombus terrestris chromosome 11, iyBomTerr1.2, whole genome shotgun sequence:
- the LOC100644493 gene encoding U5 small nuclear ribonucleoprotein 40 kDa protein — protein MPILDKRKGDDILALVPASKRTKNEVVFSSREKAVVQNGPPRTSSLFAPIMLLEGHQGDIFSLEFHPEGQYLASTGFDRQIFIWNVYGECENISVLTGHSGAIMELHFSPDGNHLYTASTDMTLGLWDITAGTRIKKLKGHTSFVNSVSGARRGLTQLCSGSDDSTIRVWDPRKRGQCYTLNNTYQVTAVTFNDTAEQVISGGIDNDIKVWDLRKNSILYRLKGHSDTITGLSLSPDGSYILSNAVDNTLRIWDVRPFAPYERCVKIISGHQHNFEKNLLRCAWSPDGSKVSAGSSDRFHYIWDTTSRRILYKLPGHNGSVNDIDFHPKEPIVCSGSSDKQIYLGEIEAAQ, from the exons atgcCAATTTTGGATAAACGTAAAGGAGATGATATCTTAGCATTAGTTCCTGCCTCAAAACGTACCAAAAATGAGGTAGTCTTTAGTAGTAGAGAAAAAGCAGTTGTACAAAAT gGTCCACCTAGAACATCTTCTCTATTTGCACCTATTATGCTCCTCGAAGGACATCAAGGAGATATATTTTCTCTTGAATTTCATCCAGAGGGTCAATATCTTGCTTCCACAGGCTTTGATAGACAAATTT TTATTTGGAACGTCTATGGAgaatgtgaaaatatttctgtacTAACTGGACATAGTGGAGCGATTATGGAATTACACTTTAGTCCTGATGGTAATCATTTATATACAGCTAGTACAGACATGACATTAGGTTTATGGGACATAACTGCTGGAACTAGAATAAAAAAACTCAAAGGTCATACTTCCTTTGTAAACTCTGTGTCTGGAGCAAGGAGAGGCCTTACACAACTTTGTTCAGGTAGCGATGATAGCACAATACGTGTTTGGGATCCCAGAAAAAGAGGACAGTGTTATACCCTAAATAATACATATCAG gTTACTGCTGTAACATTTAATGATACAGCGGAACAAGTAATAAGTGGAGGAATAGATAATGATATAAAAGTATGggatttaagaaaaaattctattctttataGACTAAAAGGACATTCTGATACTATAACTGGATTAAGTCTTAGTCCGGATGGTTCTTATATATTATCAAATGCTGTGGATAACACATTAAGAATTTGGGATGTAAGACCATTTGCTCCTTACGAACGttgtgtaaaaattatttctggACATCAGCATAATTTTGAAAAG AATCTTCTGAGATGTGCATGGTCTCCAGATGGTAGTAAAGTATCAGCTGGATCATCAGATAGATTTCATTATATTTGGGATACTACAAGTCGTAGGATATTATACAAATTACCTGGTCATAATGGTTCTGTCAATGATATTGACTTTCATCCAAAAGAACCAATTg ttTGCTCTGGGTCCAGTGATAAACAAATATATCTGGGAGAAATTGAAGCTGCACAATaa
- the LOC100644614 gene encoding serine/threonine-protein kinase RIO3 — protein sequence MSTPWAKIQPVEGPVNLLEITSEQLAKSLQEKELKKSHIQTVDNVNIENYTIRETNDTENDEVIAHMLQDQFNKEHDLMLKRTEEKLNRDSKVNITYTNYRTSLCEDQDEKDTDIEDTTRDFDRFVSIEKEYASIPRCGYRKMGGEGSQIVTKHDMLMSSRINACRVLQFPPGIHTGDTGGFDVKLNNKVFNSLRAHSHAQSSRQKAKARPHTK from the exons atGTCAACTCCATGGGCGAAAATTCAGCCAGTAGAAGGCCCTGTCAATTTATTAGAGATTACTTCAGAACAACTTGCAAAAAGCTTGCAAGAAAA AGAATTGAAAAAGAGTCACATTCAGACAGTAGATAATGTAAACATTGAGAATTATACAATACGTGAAACAAATGATACAGAAAATGATGAAGTGATTGCACATATGTTGCAAGATCAATTTAACAAAGAACATGATCTAATGTTAAAACGTACAGAGGAAAAATTAAATCGTGATTCTAAAG ttaACATAACTTATACAAACTATCGGACTTCTCTATGTGAGGACCAGGATGAGAAAGACACAGACATTGAAGATACAACTAGAGATTTTGATAGATTTGtg AGCATAGAAAAAGAATATGCTTCTATACCACGTTGTGGGTATAGAAAAATGGGTGGTGAAGGATCCCAAATTGTAACAAAACATGATATGTTAATGTCATCAAGAATAAATGCCTGCAGAGTTTTACAATTCCCACCGGGTATTCATACAGGGGACACAGGAGGATTTGATGTCAAATTAAACAATAAAGTGTTCAATAGTTTAAGAGCTCATAGTCATGCTCAGAGTTCAAGACAAAAAGCAAAAGCGCGACCACATACAAAATAA
- the LOC100644733 gene encoding uncharacterized protein LOC100644733, which produces MFIYLVAPVATFVFIFGLLYIKRLDNWLRSSIRCSLILYNGLIYRTAIQTSLNNRDSESNLTSESPMAVISDRDRVEYDELLAQKIVANNNERLSDAFLEEVGNRSKNLNPPRYSFEDIVSEERNKDLGLRVKTHQLGITYDNITRTSKQEGKENILETLKSSVEKSNYPSSRLNKQIYNLILKEGQKECEARQKLLSSDNNKFNEPLPIEIKEYLPSSSEKKAGLKDNIDK; this is translated from the exons atgtttatttatttagtagCTCCAGTGGCTacgtttgtttttatttttggaCTCTTGTACATCAAGCGCCT AGATAATTGGTTACGATCATCGATACGGTGTTCGTTGATCTTGTATAATGGATTAATATACAGAACCGCAATCCAAACGTCATTAAATAATAGAGATTCGGAAAGTAATTTGACAAGTGAAAGTCCTATGGCTGTAATTAGTGATAGAGATAGAGTAGAGTATGACGAACTATTGGCACAAAAAATAGTAGCTAACAATAACGAAAGATTATCAGATGCATTTTTGGAAGAAGTTGGAAACAGGTCGAAGAACTTGAATCCACCACGGTATTCTTTTGAAGATATAGTATCAGAGGAAAGGAACAAAGATCTTGGATTACGTG TCAAAACACATCAATTGGGAATAACGTATGATAATATTACACGAACGAGCAAACAAGAAGGGAAGGAAAATATATTAGAAACGTTGAAGAGTTCCGTTGAAAAGTCCAATTATCCGTCTTCTCggttaaataaacaaatatataatctGATCTTGAAGGAAGGTCAGAAGGAATGTGAAGCAAGACAGAAATTACTCAGCAGCGATAATAACAAGTTCAATGAACCGTTACCGATTGAAAT AAAGGAATACCTTCCATCGTCGTCGGAAAAAAAAGCTGGATTGAAAGATAACATCGATAAATGA
- the LOC100644857 gene encoding FAS-associated factor 2 gives MADFALNGFSSDQTEKILQFQDLTGIEDLSICRDVLQRHNWNLEVAVQEQLNLYEGRPSMYAQDSRSRPPQVVDDSSSRIYFHYSGSPSGRGSYLWYIFSLCYERVISILQLLLSIFRRNVRPVSSDPVEDVINFIRSYEESYGNSHPVFYQGSYSQALSDAKQELRFLLVYLHKDEAQNVDQWCRNTLGNVEVVQYVNTHTLFWACNVKSGEGYKVAEALKSGSYPFLAIIVLRDNRMTIVGRMEGTPSPSELISRLQTFIDHNEINLIQARQERAERSAAQSLRQQQDQAYEESLRADQEKDRRREEERRAREEREAREKEQLNAQEMEIQRIRREKELTVCKVPLEPEPTDPNACHLQIKLGERTVKRRFLMSDTLEDVYHWIFSQPDSPVSFEITTSFPKRILYPCREILTLSDAGLTHREVLHVNDLDD, from the exons ATGGCAGATTTCGCGTTAAACGGATTTAGTAGTGATCAAACTGAGAAGATCCTGCAGTTTCAG GATTTAACAGGTATCGAGGATCTATCAATTTGCAGAGATGTCTTACAGAGGCATAATTGGAATTTGGAGGTTGCAGTTCAG gAACAACTAAATTTGTATGAAGGAAGACCATCAATGTATGCACAAGATTCAAGATCAAGACCACCACAAGTTGTTGATGATAGCAGTTCtagaatatattttcattattctgGAAGCCCTAGTGGCAGGGGTAGTTATTTATGGTATATCTTTTCGTTGTGTTATGAAAGGGTCATTAGCATCCTACAACTACTTCTGTCAATATTTAGAAGAAATGTCAGACCTG TATCTTCTGATCCTGTGGAAGATGTGATTAATTTCATTCGATCTTATGAGGAATCTTATGGTAACAGTCATCCTGTTTTTTATCAAGGCTCTTACAGCCAAGCTCTTTCTGATGCAAAACAAGAATTAAGGTTTTTGTTAGTATATTTGCATAAAGACGAAGCACAAAATGTTGATCAGTGGTGCag GAACACATTAGGTAATGTAGAAGTTGTTCAATACGTAAATACACACACCTTATTTTGGGCATGTAATGTAAAATCAGGTGAAGGTTATAAAGTAGCAGAAGCTCTTAAATCTGGCTCTTATCCTTTCCTGGCAATTATTGTTTTACGAGATAATAGAATGACAATAGTTGGTCg gaTGGAAGGTACACCATCACCTTCTGAATTAATATCTCGATTACAAACATTTATAGATCacaacgaaattaatttaatacaagCTCGTCaagaaag GGCGGAGCGTAGTGCGGCGCAATCTTTACGTCAACAACAAGATCAAGCATATGAGGAATCGCTACGTGCGGATCAAGAGAAGGATCGGAGGAGAGAAGAGGAACGAAGAGCACGCGAGGAACGAGAGGCTAGAGAAAAAGAACAACTAAATGCACAAGAAATGGAAATTCAACGTATTCGCCGCGAGAAAGAACTTACAGTTTGTAAAGTGCCCCTTGAGCCAGAGCCTACTGATCCTAATGCATGTCATCTTCAAATTAAGCTTGGAGAAAGGACAGTGAAAAGACGTTTTCTAATGTCTGACACATTAGAA gATGTATATCATTGGATATTTAGTCAGCCGGATTCTCCAGTGAGTTTTGAAATAACTACTAGTTTCCCGAAGAGAATTTTATATCCATGTAGAGAAATTTTAACATTATCAGACGCCGGTTTAACACACAGAGAAGTTCTCCATGTTAATGATTTAGATGATTAA
- the LOC100645605 gene encoding uncharacterized protein LOC100645605 has protein sequence MDSGDIDAKVEIQKTLISLNEITLKIKNELNIINDLVKKDGQLHTAVVDANKTLTVVAQDMGINVENILSNEKSENESQFNLRDIISSAAFQEKILACLNNM, from the exons ATGGATAGTGGTGATATTGATGCTAAAGTTGAAATTCAGAAGACTCTGATATCTCTTAAcgaaataacattaaaaat aAAAAATGAGTTGAACATAATTAATGACCTCGTGAAAAAGGATGGACAACTTCACACAGCTGTGGTTGATGCAAATAAAACATTAACTGTAGTAGCCCAAGATATGGGCATAAATGTTGAGAATATTTTAAGTAATGAGAAAAGTGAAAATGAATCTCAATTCAACTTAAGGGATATTATATCTTCTGCTGCTTTCCAAGAAAAAATATTGGCATGTTTAAATAATATGTGA
- the LOC100644973 gene encoding 2-hydroxyacyl-CoA lyase 1 isoform X1 codes for MKNGNQITAESLKEQGVEYAFGIMGHPVIELALSMQMAGIQYLGFRNEQAACYAAQAYGYLTRKPAVVLCVSGPGLLHVVGGMANAQINCWPLIVLGGSCAQDHEGIGGFQEWPQVECSKPYCKYAARPPSAAVIPLHVEKAVRLSTYGRPGTTYLDLPATLLIQSIDEENIYKVASCPPPPLVFPDQRLVQQAANLLMRARKPLLIIGKGAAYGRAENEIRSMVYLTGIPFLPMPMGKGVVPDTNERCVSSARTFALQQSDVILLLGARLNWMLHFGKPPRFQPDVKVIQVDLCPEELHNSVPSAIAIQSDISTTVDSLVTILKERKWFVEENSPWWKDLLAKSNKNRAMIQKMSMDVSVPLNYYAVFKHIQDIIPSDCIICSEGANTMDIGKTILLNNQPRHRLDAATFGTMGVGLGFAIAAALYCKKNAPTKRVICVEGDSAFGFSGMEIETMFRYKLPIIVIIINNNGIYNGLDNETFRQIQASGEPTQVIPPNSLTSETHYEKMLEMFGRKGHFCTTVQDIQRALRICLQVNDSPSMINIMINPQADRKQQKFNWLTESKL; via the exons ATGAAGAACGGAAATCAAATAACCGCGGAATCTTTAAAAGAACAA GGTGTCGAGTATGCTTTCGGTATAATGGGACATCCTGTAATTGAGCTAGCACTATCCATGCAGATGGCGGGTATTCAATATCTTGGATTTAGAAATGAGCAAGCTGCATGCTATGCTGCGCAAGCTTACGGATATTTGACGA GGAAACCAGCCGTCGTACTGTGCGTTTCTGGACCAGGATTACTTCATGTTGTCGGTGGTATGGCGAACGCTCAAATAAATTGCTG GCCGCTTATAGTACTTGGTGGATCATGTGCTCAAGATCATGAGGGCATCGGAGGTTTTCAGGAATGGCCACAGGTAGAATGCAGTAAACCCTATTGTAAATATGCTGCCCGGCCGCCGTCTGCAGCGGTAATACCGCTTCATGTGGAAAAGGCCGTCCGACTTTCTACCTACGGTCGACCAG GTACTACGTATCTGGATTTACCAGCTACTTTATTAATTCAATCAATCGACGAAGAAAACATTTATAAAGTTGCATCATGTCCACCACCGCCACTGGTATTTCCCGATCAACGATTAGTCCAACAAGCAGCTAATTTGCTTATGAGAGCAAGGAAACCATTGTTGATTATAGGAAAag GAGCAGCCTATGGAAGAGCAGAGAATGAAATCCGTAGTATGGTATATTTAACCGGTATTCCTTTCCTTCCTATGCCGATGGGAAAAGGAGTCGTTCCGGACACGAATGAACGATGCGTTTCCAGTGCTAGAACATTTGCATTGCAACAAAGCGATGTCATTTTATTACTAGGTGCTAGATTAAATTGGATGTTACATTTTGGCAAACCACCTCGTTTCCAGCCTGATGTTAAAGTGATACag GTCGATTTGTGTCCAGAGGAACTGCACAATTCTGTTCCTTCCGCAATTGCAATTCAATCAGATATATCTACAACTGTAGATAGTCTTGTTACCATTTTGAAAGAACGTAAATGGTTTGTTGAAGAAAATAGTCCATGGTGGAAAGATTTACTAGccaaatcaaataaaaatagagCAATGATTCAA AAAATGTCAATGGATGTTTCGGTACCGTTAAATTATTATGCCGTTTTTAAACATATTCAAGATATAATTCCATCTG ATTGTATTATTTGCTCAGAAGGAGCTAATACAATGGACATAGGAAAaacgattttattaaataatcaacCCCGTCACAGACTAGATGCTGCTACCTTTGGTACAATGGGCGTCGGTTTGGGGTTTGCTATAGCAGCCGCCCtttattgtaaaaaaaatgCTCCCACAAAAAGAGTTATTTGTGTAGAAGGAGACAGTGCATTTGGATTTTCTGGCATGGAAATTGAAACAATGTTTAG gtATAAACTACCTATTATTGTcatcattataaataataatggtATTTATAATGGTCTGGATAATGAAACATTTAGACAAATACAAGCTTCAGGAGAACCAACACAGGT AATACCACCAAATTCTTTAACATCGGAAACAcattatgaaaaaatgttagaGATGTTTGGTCGCAAAGGTCACTTCTGCACCACTGTACAAGATATACAACGTGCACTCAGAATATGCCTTCaa GTCAATGATTCTCCTAGCATGATAAACATTATGATTAATCCCCAGGCTGATCGTAAACAACAAAAGTTCAATTGGTTGACAGAATCAAAGCTTTAA
- the LOC100644973 gene encoding 2-hydroxyacyl-CoA lyase 1 isoform X2 translates to MLCCASLRIFDEPLIVLGGSCAQDHEGIGGFQEWPQVECSKPYCKYAARPPSAAVIPLHVEKAVRLSTYGRPGTTYLDLPATLLIQSIDEENIYKVASCPPPPLVFPDQRLVQQAANLLMRARKPLLIIGKGAAYGRAENEIRSMVYLTGIPFLPMPMGKGVVPDTNERCVSSARTFALQQSDVILLLGARLNWMLHFGKPPRFQPDVKVIQVDLCPEELHNSVPSAIAIQSDISTTVDSLVTILKERKWFVEENSPWWKDLLAKSNKNRAMIQKMSMDVSVPLNYYAVFKHIQDIIPSDCIICSEGANTMDIGKTILLNNQPRHRLDAATFGTMGVGLGFAIAAALYCKKNAPTKRVICVEGDSAFGFSGMEIETMFRYKLPIIVIIINNNGIYNGLDNETFRQIQASGEPTQVIPPNSLTSETHYEKMLEMFGRKGHFCTTVQDIQRALRICLQVNDSPSMINIMINPQADRKQQKFNWLTESKL, encoded by the exons ATGCTATGCTGCGCAAGCTTACGGATATTTGACGA GCCGCTTATAGTACTTGGTGGATCATGTGCTCAAGATCATGAGGGCATCGGAGGTTTTCAGGAATGGCCACAGGTAGAATGCAGTAAACCCTATTGTAAATATGCTGCCCGGCCGCCGTCTGCAGCGGTAATACCGCTTCATGTGGAAAAGGCCGTCCGACTTTCTACCTACGGTCGACCAG GTACTACGTATCTGGATTTACCAGCTACTTTATTAATTCAATCAATCGACGAAGAAAACATTTATAAAGTTGCATCATGTCCACCACCGCCACTGGTATTTCCCGATCAACGATTAGTCCAACAAGCAGCTAATTTGCTTATGAGAGCAAGGAAACCATTGTTGATTATAGGAAAag GAGCAGCCTATGGAAGAGCAGAGAATGAAATCCGTAGTATGGTATATTTAACCGGTATTCCTTTCCTTCCTATGCCGATGGGAAAAGGAGTCGTTCCGGACACGAATGAACGATGCGTTTCCAGTGCTAGAACATTTGCATTGCAACAAAGCGATGTCATTTTATTACTAGGTGCTAGATTAAATTGGATGTTACATTTTGGCAAACCACCTCGTTTCCAGCCTGATGTTAAAGTGATACag GTCGATTTGTGTCCAGAGGAACTGCACAATTCTGTTCCTTCCGCAATTGCAATTCAATCAGATATATCTACAACTGTAGATAGTCTTGTTACCATTTTGAAAGAACGTAAATGGTTTGTTGAAGAAAATAGTCCATGGTGGAAAGATTTACTAGccaaatcaaataaaaatagagCAATGATTCAA AAAATGTCAATGGATGTTTCGGTACCGTTAAATTATTATGCCGTTTTTAAACATATTCAAGATATAATTCCATCTG ATTGTATTATTTGCTCAGAAGGAGCTAATACAATGGACATAGGAAAaacgattttattaaataatcaacCCCGTCACAGACTAGATGCTGCTACCTTTGGTACAATGGGCGTCGGTTTGGGGTTTGCTATAGCAGCCGCCCtttattgtaaaaaaaatgCTCCCACAAAAAGAGTTATTTGTGTAGAAGGAGACAGTGCATTTGGATTTTCTGGCATGGAAATTGAAACAATGTTTAG gtATAAACTACCTATTATTGTcatcattataaataataatggtATTTATAATGGTCTGGATAATGAAACATTTAGACAAATACAAGCTTCAGGAGAACCAACACAGGT AATACCACCAAATTCTTTAACATCGGAAACAcattatgaaaaaatgttagaGATGTTTGGTCGCAAAGGTCACTTCTGCACCACTGTACAAGATATACAACGTGCACTCAGAATATGCCTTCaa GTCAATGATTCTCCTAGCATGATAAACATTATGATTAATCCCCAGGCTGATCGTAAACAACAAAAGTTCAATTGGTTGACAGAATCAAAGCTTTAA
- the LOC100644973 gene encoding 2-hydroxyacyl-CoA lyase 1 isoform X3, producing the protein MANAQINCWPLIVLGGSCAQDHEGIGGFQEWPQVECSKPYCKYAARPPSAAVIPLHVEKAVRLSTYGRPGTTYLDLPATLLIQSIDEENIYKVASCPPPPLVFPDQRLVQQAANLLMRARKPLLIIGKGAAYGRAENEIRSMVYLTGIPFLPMPMGKGVVPDTNERCVSSARTFALQQSDVILLLGARLNWMLHFGKPPRFQPDVKVIQVDLCPEELHNSVPSAIAIQSDISTTVDSLVTILKERKWFVEENSPWWKDLLAKSNKNRAMIQKMSMDVSVPLNYYAVFKHIQDIIPSDCIICSEGANTMDIGKTILLNNQPRHRLDAATFGTMGVGLGFAIAAALYCKKNAPTKRVICVEGDSAFGFSGMEIETMFRYKLPIIVIIINNNGIYNGLDNETFRQIQASGEPTQVIPPNSLTSETHYEKMLEMFGRKGHFCTTVQDIQRALRICLQVNDSPSMINIMINPQADRKQQKFNWLTESKL; encoded by the exons ATGGCGAACGCTCAAATAAATTGCTG GCCGCTTATAGTACTTGGTGGATCATGTGCTCAAGATCATGAGGGCATCGGAGGTTTTCAGGAATGGCCACAGGTAGAATGCAGTAAACCCTATTGTAAATATGCTGCCCGGCCGCCGTCTGCAGCGGTAATACCGCTTCATGTGGAAAAGGCCGTCCGACTTTCTACCTACGGTCGACCAG GTACTACGTATCTGGATTTACCAGCTACTTTATTAATTCAATCAATCGACGAAGAAAACATTTATAAAGTTGCATCATGTCCACCACCGCCACTGGTATTTCCCGATCAACGATTAGTCCAACAAGCAGCTAATTTGCTTATGAGAGCAAGGAAACCATTGTTGATTATAGGAAAag GAGCAGCCTATGGAAGAGCAGAGAATGAAATCCGTAGTATGGTATATTTAACCGGTATTCCTTTCCTTCCTATGCCGATGGGAAAAGGAGTCGTTCCGGACACGAATGAACGATGCGTTTCCAGTGCTAGAACATTTGCATTGCAACAAAGCGATGTCATTTTATTACTAGGTGCTAGATTAAATTGGATGTTACATTTTGGCAAACCACCTCGTTTCCAGCCTGATGTTAAAGTGATACag GTCGATTTGTGTCCAGAGGAACTGCACAATTCTGTTCCTTCCGCAATTGCAATTCAATCAGATATATCTACAACTGTAGATAGTCTTGTTACCATTTTGAAAGAACGTAAATGGTTTGTTGAAGAAAATAGTCCATGGTGGAAAGATTTACTAGccaaatcaaataaaaatagagCAATGATTCAA AAAATGTCAATGGATGTTTCGGTACCGTTAAATTATTATGCCGTTTTTAAACATATTCAAGATATAATTCCATCTG ATTGTATTATTTGCTCAGAAGGAGCTAATACAATGGACATAGGAAAaacgattttattaaataatcaacCCCGTCACAGACTAGATGCTGCTACCTTTGGTACAATGGGCGTCGGTTTGGGGTTTGCTATAGCAGCCGCCCtttattgtaaaaaaaatgCTCCCACAAAAAGAGTTATTTGTGTAGAAGGAGACAGTGCATTTGGATTTTCTGGCATGGAAATTGAAACAATGTTTAG gtATAAACTACCTATTATTGTcatcattataaataataatggtATTTATAATGGTCTGGATAATGAAACATTTAGACAAATACAAGCTTCAGGAGAACCAACACAGGT AATACCACCAAATTCTTTAACATCGGAAACAcattatgaaaaaatgttagaGATGTTTGGTCGCAAAGGTCACTTCTGCACCACTGTACAAGATATACAACGTGCACTCAGAATATGCCTTCaa GTCAATGATTCTCCTAGCATGATAAACATTATGATTAATCCCCAGGCTGATCGTAAACAACAAAAGTTCAATTGGTTGACAGAATCAAAGCTTTAA